A genomic region of Gymnogyps californianus isolate 813 chromosome 12, ASM1813914v2, whole genome shotgun sequence contains the following coding sequences:
- the PIEZO1 gene encoding LOW QUALITY PROTEIN: piezo-type mechanosensitive ion channel component 1 (The sequence of the model RefSeq protein was modified relative to this genomic sequence to represent the inferred CDS: inserted 2 bases in 2 codons; deleted 2 bases in 1 codon) — MERRALCAGLYWLLLPLALLAACLFRFNVLSLVYLLFLLLLPWFPGPTQRSAGGHTSRLLKALLGTSILFLLAHFVFQICLYMLPVLDQLLGPSCSTWEVLARHIGVTRLDLSDIPNSVRLVAPDAGILLVSSLCLCLCRRLVPKAGAAARGRRPESLEPLERGEEEDVEQRGGTADGDTPLSARLRVTAHWVLWAAGKGLAILLLALAGITLPSASSSVYYLLFVGLCTWWACHLPASRLAFDTLCVLVGVYAACHLLCLYAYQAPFVQGVFPPPTIWARVFGFKDIVLYRNCSRPNALVLNTGHPWPVYANPGILLLLYYTVATLVKLRRLDARRTVALAQPPARELVELESWPKDTDGVAEDTKPMLSPSTGKPGSSAENCTVHVMGNSPQAGKPVSTASPSPNPTRGPGGGSRSPSPWPGRRRPAERLPLHTLGHVVMNQSYVCALIAMMVWSITYHSWLTFVLLLWACLIWTVRSRHHFAMLCSPFLLLYGIALCSLQYVWGMDLVPELPTRVGFMSLEQLGLVHPKYPCLDLGAKLLLTLTFWLLLRQFVKEKLLTRRSPATPLLEVTVSDTEPSRQRDVLKALGVLVRDFYAKYWICVCAGMFIVVSFAGRLVVYKIVYMFLFLLCLTLFQVYYSLWRKVLKGFWWLVVAYTMLVLIAVYTFQFEDFPMYWRNLTGLTDEQLGDLGLEQFSVSELFSSTLIPGFFLLACILQLHYFHRPFMHITDLERIPAATLSPCHIPRPEELHGSRLLRDAAAAESTGMGDSNTASQAPTKWGLVLERLIVLGWTFSETLTRGQVFVGRLLELHVLKLVALYTVWVALQEVSLMNFLLVLLWAFAMPYCRFRHMASCLSTVWTCIIIVCKMLYQLKIVDPSEYSSNCTQPQLNSTNLSPEELSNSTLYRGPVDPANWFGIRKGYPNLGYIQNHLLVLLLLVFEAVVYRRQEYYRKQHQLVAPVTETIFEDVSREHLDHGLGSCAKYFLNYFYYKFGLEICFLMTVNVIGQRMNFMVILHGCWLVVILTRRRRAAIARLWPKYCLFLVAFLLYQYLLCVGMPPALCVDYPWRWSRALPINSALIKWLYLPDFFVAPKSTNLINDFVLLLCAAQQWRVFEAERTEEWLRAAGENTDRLDLARDPHNPTPNFIHCRSYLDMAKVVVFRYLFWFVLVVVFITGATRISLFGLGYLLACFYLLLFGTAMLRKPARARLVLWDCLILYNITXIISKNMLSLLSCVFVQQMQSNFCWVIQLFSLVCTVKGYYDPKEMGKDQDCSLPVEEAGIIWDSICFFFLLLQRRVFLSYYFLHVMLDLQASALQASRGVALFKASILKSMRSHRQAEKKSLAQLKRQMERIRAKQEKYHQERLPGGTGEGQDEARPAPSSPADPSRQRERWWRPWLDHAAVLHSGEYFLFESDSEEEEEAAVPEEPRPSRQSAFQLAYQAWVTNTRTALRQQEQEQPEPPGAEVTAGDSGGREEELEALEETEGQEEEEEEGSERGNVVQRVLNTLRFLWVLCRAMVDGLTQWLDACTREHADMSTVLRLERYVLTCRLATGEDMHRGVLDELYLPPPEEPPEEPSPRGAGGADPQNGVASSHPTPAGCPLPTGSQERVTTWGSQEDVAGSRELLALPQNRSRTASELLLSRRLYFPELEESEQFYRSHNRFLKLLLAGYRCVAAHSELLCYFIIILNNMVTASVISLFLPILVFLWAMLSIPRPSKRFWMTAIIFTEVMVVVKYLFQFGFFPWNGYAMLVRNEGKPFFPPRILGLEKTDRYIKYDLIQLLALFFHRSLLLSYGLWDHEEDPFPKKKAEAERVEDEEEEEKREEAASPPLAVGEEGMEALAEPGAPDAAARLEPEGDAVGQEEGAGATQLRFRRKRRRGKKQPAAAPEEGDGEEEEEEEEEEEEEEEVKQSHAQKKLKAFGLRVKLFFLTMAQNMYRPVRKFFRDILHTQHRAATDVYAFMFLADVVDFIIIIFGFWAFGKHSAAADITSSLSDDQVPEAFLVMLLIQFTTMVIDRALYLRKTVLGKLIFQVILVFSIHLWMFFILPAVTERLFSLNTVAQLWYFVKCIYFSLSAYQIRCGYPTRILGNFLTKKYNHLNLFLFQGFRLVPFLVELRAVMDWVWTDTTLSLSNWMCVEDIYANIFIIKCSRETEKKYPQPKGQKKKKIVKYGMGGLIILFLVAIIWFPLLFMSLVRSVVGVVNHPIDRHRHPQAGGYEPLFTMSAQQQSIQPFTPQDYEALTNQFERQPVAMQFITLYGYEDIVTARIEGSSGSLWSISPPSREQMRRELQNGSSDITLRLTWTFQRDLGKGGTVEHTFDKHTTDLQPGAPQRMELAQLLQGTRDTPVQVPKLFPKYIRAPNGPEANPVKQLLPDGEDSYLDVEVQLKRERAGAGRGGNSFLEWWVVRLKEXPPRDGNILPMVIFNDKVSPPSLGFLAGYGIMGLYVSIVLVIGKFVRGFFSEISHSIMFEELPCVDRILKLCQDIFLVRETGELELEEELYAKLIFLYRSPETMIKWTREKE; from the exons ATGGAGCGGCGGGCGCTGTGCGCGGGGCTGtactggctgctgctgccgctcgCCCTGCTCGCCG cctgcCTTTTCCGCTTCAACGTCCTCTCCCTGGTGTAcctgctcttcctgctgctcctgccctggtTCCCGGGGCCCACCCAGCGCTCCGCCGGAG GTCACACCAGCCGCCTCCTCAAAGCTCTGCTGGGGACCagcatcctcttcctcctcgcCCACTTCGTTTTCCAAATATGCCTGTACATGCTGCCCGTCCTGGACCAGCTGCTGGGGCCCAGCT GCAGCACCTGGGAGGTCCTTGCCCGGCACATCGGGGTCACCAG gctggACTTGAGCGATATCCCCAACTCGGTGCGTCTCGTGGCACCCGACGCCGGCATCCTGTTGGTCTCATCcctctgcctgtgcctgtgccgCCGCCTCGTCCCCAAGGCCGGTGCTGCCGCCCGCGGCCGGAGACCGGAGTCCCTGGAGCCCCTTGAGCGG ggggaagaggaggacgTGGAGCAGCGCGGTGGGACGGCTGATGGGGACACGCCACTCAGCGCCAGGCTGCGGGTGACGGCTCACTGGGTGCTCTGGGCAGCCGGGAAGGGCCTGGCCATCCTGCTGCTGGCCTTGGCCG GGATCACCCTGCCCTCCGCCTCCTCCAGCGTCTACTACCTGCTCTTCGTGGGGCTGTGCACGTGGTGGGCCTGCCACCTCCCCGCCAGCCGCCTGGCCTTCGACACCCTCTGCGTCCTCGTCGGCGTCTACGCCGCTTgccacctcctctgcctctATGCCTACCAGGCGCCCTTCGTTCAGGGGGTCTTCCCGCCTCCCACTATCTGGGCACG GGTGTTCGGCTTCAAGGACATCGTCCTGTACCGCAACTGCTCCCGGCCCAACGCCCTGGTGCTCAACACCGGCCACCCTTGGCCCGTCTACGCCAACCCCGGCATCCTGCTCCTGCTTTACTACACCGTGGCCACCCTGGTGAAGCTGCGCCGGCTGGATGCCAGG AGAACCGTGGCGCTGGCACAGCCGCCGGCGAGGGAGCTGGTGGAGCTGGAGAGCTGGCCCAAGGACACCGATGGCGTGGCTGAGGACACCAAG cccatGCTGTCCCCCAGCACCGGGAAGCCGGGCAGCAGCGCTGAGAACTGCACCGTCCACGTCATGGGCAACTCGCCGCAGGCGGGTAAGCCCGTCTCCaccgcctccccctccccaaaccctaCCCGTGGCCCAGGGGGTGGCTCACGGTCCCCCTCCCCGTGGCCAGGCAGGAGGCGTCCGGCAGAGCGGCTACCCCTGCACACCCTGGGCCACGTCGTCATGAACCAGAGCTACGTCTGCGCCCTCATCGCCATGATG GTGTGGAGCATCACCTACCACAGCTGGCTGACCTTcgtgctgctgctctgggcatGCCTCATCTGGACGGTGCGGAGCCGGCATCACTTCGCCATGCTCTGCTcgcccttcctcctcctctacgGCATCGCTCTCTGCAGCCTCCAGTACGTTTGGGGCATGGATCTGGTCCCCGAGCTTCCCACCCGCGTCGGCTTTATGAGCCTCGAGCAGCTGGGGTTGGTGCACCCCAAATATCCCTGCTTGGACCTGGGGGCCAAG ctcctgctcaCCCTCAccttctggctgctgctgcggcAGTTCGTTAAGGAGAAGCTGCTAACGAGGAGGAGCCCGGCCACCCCGCTCCTGGAGGTGACCGTCTCGGACACGG AGCCCAGCCGGCAGCGGGACGTGCTGAAGGCACTGGGGGTCCTGGTGCGGGATTTCTACGCCAAATACTGGATCTGCGTCTGCGCCGGCATGTTCATCGTGGTGAGCTTCGCTGGGCGCCTCGTCGTCTACAAGATCGTCTACatgttcctcttcctcctctgcctcacCCTCTTCCAG GTGTACTACAGCCTGTGGCGCAAGGTGCTGAAGGGCTTCTGGTGGCTGGTGGTGGCGTACACCATGCTGGTGCTCATCGCCGTCTACACCTTCCAGTTCGAGGACTTCCCCATGTACTGGAGGAACCTGACGGGTCTCACTGATGAGCA GCTGGGCGACCTGGGCCTGGAGCAGTTCAGCGTCTCCGAGCTCTTCTCCAGCACCCTCATCCCGGGCTTCTTCCTCCTGGCCTGCATCCTCCAGCTCCATTACTTCCACCGCCCCTTCATGCACATCACCGACCTGGAGCGCATCCCCGCTGCCACCCTGTCGCCCTGCCACATCCCCAG GCCTGAGGAGCTGCACGGGAGCCGGCTGCTGCGGGATGCGGCTGCTGCCGAGAGCACCGGGATGGGCGACTCCAACACCGCGTCACAGG CGCCCACCAAATGGGGGCTGGTGCTGGAGCGCCTGATCGTGCTGGGCTGGACCTTCTCGGAGACGCTGACCCGCGGGCAGGTCTTCGTGGGGCGTCTGCTGGAGCTCCACGTCCTCAAGCTGGTGGCTCTCTACACCGTCTGGGTGGCTCTGCAGGAG GTATCGCTGATGAACTtcttgctggtgctgctgtgggCCTTCGCCATGCCCTACTGCCGCTTCCGCCACATGGCCTCCTGCCTCTCCACCGTCTGGACCTGCATCATCATCGTCTGCAAGATGCTCTACCAGCTCAAGATTGTCGACCCCAGCGAGTACTCCAGCAACTGCACCCAG CCCCAGCTCAACAGCACCAACCTGAGCCCGGAGGAGCTGAGCAACTCCACGCTGTACCGCGGCCCCGTGGACCCTGCCAACTGGTTCGGCATCCGCAAGGGTTACCCCAACCTGGGCTACATCCAG AACCATCTCctggttctgctgctgctggtgtttgaGGCGGTGGTGTACCGGCGCCAGGAGTACTACCGCAAGCAGCATCAGCTGGTGGCCCCTGTCACCGAGACCATCTTCGAGGACGTCTCCCGCGAGCACCTCGACCATGGCCTCGGCAGCTGTGCCAAATACTTCCTCAACTACTTCTACTACAAGTTTGGCTTGGAG ATCTGCTTCCTGATGACGGTGAACGTGATCGGGCAGCGGATGAACTTCATGGTGATCCTGCACGGCTGCTGGCTGGTCGTCATCCTGACGCGGCGCCGGCGGGCGGCCATCGCCCGCCTCTGGCCCAAGTACTGCCTCTTCCTCGTCGCCTTCCTCCTTTACCAGTACTTGCTGTGCGTGGGCATGCCGCCCGCCCTCTGCGTGG ACTACCCGTGGCGCTGGAGCCGGGCCCTCCCCATCAACTCGGCGCTCATCAAGTGGCTCTACCTGCCCGACTTCTTCGTGGCCCCCAAATCCACCAACCTCATCA ACGACTTCGTGCTGCTGCTGTGCGCGGCCCAGCAGTGGCGGGTGTTCGAGGCCGAGCGCACCGAGGAGTGGCTGCGGGCGGCCGGCGAGAACACCGACCGGCTCGACCTGGCACGGGACCCCCACAACCCCACACCCAACTTCATCCACTGCCG GTCGTACCTGGACATGGCGAAGGTGGTGGTCTTCCGCTACCTCTTCTGGTTCGTCCTGGTGGTGGTCTTCATCACTGGGGCCACCCGCATCAGCCTCTTCGGCCTCGGCTACCTGCTGGCCTgcttctacctcctcctcttcgGCACCGCCATGCTGCGCAAGCCGGCGCGGGCTCGCCTTGTGCTCTGGGACTGCCTCATCCTCTACAACATCA TCATCATCTCCAAAAACATGCTGTCG CTCCTCTCCTGCGTCTTCGTGCAGCAGATGCAGAGCAACTTCTGCTGGGTGATCCAGCTCTTCAGCCTGGTCTGCACTGTCAAGGGCTACTACGACC CCAAGGAGATGGGCAAGGACCAGGACTGCTCGCTGCCTGTGGAGGAGGCGGGCATCATCTGGGACAGCATctgcttcttcttcctcctgctccagcgcCGCGTCTTCCTCAGCTACTACTTCTTGCACGTCATGTTGGACCTCCAGGCCTCTGCCCTGCAAGCCTCAAG GGGTGTCGCGCTGTTCAAGGCCAGCATCCTGAAGAGCATGCGCTCCCACCGGCAAGCCGAGAAGAAGTCGCTGGCCCAGCTGAAGCGGCA GATGGAGCGGATCCGAGCCAAGCAGGAGAAGTACCACCAGGAGCGGCTGCCCGGCGGCACCGGCGAGGGGCAGGATGAGGCCAGGCCAG CGCCCAGCAGCCCAGCGGACCCTTCCCGGCAGAGGGAGCGGTGGTGGCGGCCATGGTTAGACCACGCCGCAG TGCTGCATTCAGGGGAATACTTCCTCTTTGAGTCGgacagcgaggaggaggaggaggcggcggtgCCGGAGGAGCCGCGGCCGAGCAGGCAGAGTGCCTTCCAG CTTGCCTACCAGGCCTGGGTGACCAACACCAGGACGGCGCTgcggcagcaggagcaggagcagccggAGCCACCCGGTGCCGAGGTCACTGCAG GGGAcagcggagggagggaggaggagttgGAGGCGCTTGAAGAGACCGAAggccaggaggaagaggaggaggaaggctccG AGCGGGGCAACGTGGTGCAGCGGGTGCTGAACACCCTGCGGTTCCTGTGGGTGCTGTGCCGGGCTATGGTGGACGGGCTGACCCAGTGGCTGGATGCCTGCACTCGGGAGCACGCCGACATGTCCACCGTCCTGCGCCTCGAGAGATACGTCCTCACGTGCCGGCTGGCCACG GGAGAGGACATGCACCGCGGGGTTCTGGATGAGCTCTACCTGCCGCCGCCGGAGGAG CCCCCCGAGGAGCCGAGCCCACGGGGGGCCGGGGGTGCGGACCCCCAAAACGGCGTCGCTTCCAG CCACCCCACCCCGGCGGGATGCCCGTTGCCCACCGGCAGCCAGGAGCGGGTGACGACTTGGGGGTCGCAGGAGGACGTGGCCGGGTCTCGGgagctcctggctctgccccagAACCGGAGCCGGACGGCCAGCGAGCTCCTCCTGAGCAG GCGGCTGTACTTCCCCGAGCTGGAAGAATCGGAGCAGTTTTATCGGTCCCACAACCGGTtcctgaagctgctgctggccGGGTACCGCTGCGTGGCCGCCCACTCCGAGCTGCTCTGCTACTTCATCATCATCCTCAACAACATGGTGACCGCCTCCGTCATCTCCCTCTTCCTGCCCATCCTCGTCTTCCTCTGGGCCATGCTCTCCATCCCTCGGCCCAGCAAGCGCTTCTGGATGACCGCCATCATCTTCACCGAG gtgatggtggtggtgaaATACCTCTTCCAGTTCGGGTTCTTCCCCTGGAACGGCTACGCCATGCTGGTGCGCAACGAGGGCAAGCCCTTCTTCCCACCCCGCATCCTGGGCTTGGAGAAGACCGACCGCTACATCAAGTATGACCTCATCCAGCTCCTGGCGCTCTTCTTCCATcgctctctgctgctg TCCTACGGGCTGTGGGACCACGAGGAGGACCCCTTCCCCAAGAAGAAGGCGGAGGCGGAGCGGGtggaggatgaggaagaggaggagaagcgGGAGGAAGCAGCGTCCCCGCCACTGGCGGTGGGTGAGGAAGGGATGGAGGCGCTGGCAGAGCCGGGGGCACCGGATGCAGCCGCGAGGCTGGAGCCGGAGGGCGATGCCGTGGGGCAGGAAGAGGGGGCCGGGGCCACGCAGCTCCGcttcaggaggaagaggaggcggGGGAAGAAGCAGCCGGCAGCGGCTCCGGAGGAAG gggatggggaggaggaggaggaggaggaagaagaggaggaggaggaggaagaggtaaAACAGAGCCATGCTCAGAAGAAGCTGAAGGCGTTTGGGCTACGGGTCaagctcttcttcctcaccaT GGCACAGAACATGTACCGGCCGGTGCGCAAGTTCTTCCGGGACATCCTGCACACCCAGCACCGGGCGGCCACCGACGTCTACGCCTTCATGTTCCTGGCCGACGTGGTCgacttcatcatcatcatcttcgGCTTCTGGGCCTTTGGG AAACACTCGGCAGCCGCCGACATCACCTCCTCGCTGTCGGATGACCAAGTGCCGGAGGCCTTCCTGGTCATGCTGCTCATCCAGTTCACCACCATGGTCATCGACCGCGCGCTCTACCTCCGCAAGACCGTGCTGGGCAAGCTCATCTTCCAGGTCATCCTGGTCTTCAGCATCCACCTCTGGATGTTCTTCATCCTGCCGGCCGTCACCGAAAG GTTGTTCAGCCTCAACACTGTGGCCCAGCTGTGGTACTTCGTGAAATGCATCTACTTCTCACTGTCGGCATACCAGATCCGCTGCGGCTATCCCACCCGCATCCTGGGCAACTTCCTCACCAAGAAATACAACCACCTCaacctcttcctcttccaggg GTTTCGCCTCGTGCCCTTCCTGGTGGAGCTGCGGGCCGTCATGGACTGGGTCTGGACGGACACCACGCTGTCCCTCTCCAACTGGATGTGCGTGGAGGACATCTACGCCAACATCTTCATCATCAAGTGCAGCCGTGAGACGGAGAAG aAATACCCCCAGCCCAAGgggcagaagaagaagaagatcGTGAAGTACGGCATGGGGGGCCTCATCATCCTCTTCCTCGTGGCCATCATCTGGTTCCCGCTGCTCTTCATGTCGCTGGTGCGCTCCGTGGTGGGTGTTGTGAACCACCCCATTGATCGTCACCGTCACCCTCAAGCTGGGGGGTACGAG CCGCTGTTCACCATGAGTGCCCAGCAGCAATCCATCCAGCCCTTCACCCCCCAGGACTACGAAGCCCTCACCAACCAGTTTGAAAGGCAGCCG GTGGCCATGCAGTTCATCACGCTGTACGGCTACGAGGACATCGTGACGGCGCGCATCGAGGGCAGCTCGGGCTCGCTCTGGAGCATCAGCCCCCCCAGCCGGGAGCAGATGCGGCGGGAGCTGCAGAACGGCTCCTCCGACATCACCCTCCGCCTCACCTGGACCTTCCAGAG GGACCTGGGCAAGGGGGGGACGGTGGAGCACACCTTTGACAAGCACACCACCGACCTGCAGCCTGGCGCGCCCCAGCGCATGGAGCtggcccagctgctgcagggcaccCGTGACACCCCCGT GCAAGTGCCCAAACTCTTCCCCAAATACATCCGGGCACCCAACGGCCCCGAAGCCAACCCTGtcaagcagctgctgccag aCGGGGAGGACAGCTACCTGGACGTGGAGGTGCAGCTGAAACGGGAGCGTGCAGGCGCCGGCCGAGGGGGCAACAGCTTCTTGGAGTGGTGGGTGGTGCGGCTGAAAG GCCCCCCCCGCGACGGCAACATCCTCCCCATGGTCATCTTCAACGATAAAGTCAGCCCCCCCAGCCTGGGCTTCTTGGCTGGCTACGG GATCATGGGGCTGTACGTCTCCATCGTGCTGGTGATCGGGAAGTTCGTGCGGGGTTTCTTCAGCGAGATCTCGCACTCCATCATGTTCGAGGAGCTGCCCTGCGTGGACCGCATCCTGAAGCTGTGCCAGGACATCTTCCTGGTGCGGGAGACGGGcgagctggagctggaggaagagctcTACGCCAAGCTCATCTTCCTCTACCGTTCCCCCGAGACCATGATCAAGTGGACGCGGGAGAAGGAGTAA
- the CTU2 gene encoding cytoplasmic tRNA 2-thiolation protein 2 has protein sequence MCEAAGDDGGCGADTAPARRRRAPGHSHPRPCVKCGQSSAALVIRLGDAFCRGCFREYFVHKFRAMLGKNRVIFPGEKVLLALSGGAASSAMLRQVQEGLSRETAKRLRFVPGLIYVDEGAVRGQSPAQREQSLARMETLLQATGFPYHLAHLEQALELPASILRPGPGDSGEPGPSYKEAVEDFIQQQRQEGDRDGGTSLPGLGTQVGDPAAPRLPAAARTQELLRLFEAVETSTAREELLQMLRTHLILQTARTRGYAKVMTGESCTRVAIKLLTNLALGRGAFLAVDTGFMDNRHGDVMVVRPMREYMAKEIAFYNHFFDVPTVIAPPLPTKRREKPSIHRLMERFLLGLQEDFPSTISTVYRTGEKLSPAPAKASSESQRCLLCLCALDIAGEEELALEPTLIMEELEPAGDGAESRAAFIPLLCYSCRLTFKELGPLATLPPYVRAEAQRRIRRAEMTQQSQEVPLEDEEPSKS, from the exons ATGTGCGAGGCGGCGGGGGACGATGGAGGGTGCGGGGCGGACACGGCACCGGCACggcgccgccgcgccccgggaCACAG CCACCCGCGGCCCTGCGTGAAGTGCGGGCAGAGCTCTGCCGCCCTCGTCATCCGCCTTGGGGACGCCTTCTGCCG cGGCTGCTTCCGTGAGTACTTCGTGCACAAGTTCCGTGCGATGCTGGGCAAGAACCGCGTCATCTTCCCGGGAGAGAAG GTGCTGCTGGCGCTGTCGGGGGGGGCAGCCTCCAGTGCCATGCTCCGGCAGGTCCAGGAG GGGCTCAGCCGGGAGACAGCCAAGAGGCTCCGCTTCGTCCCTGGCCTCATCTACGTTGATG AGGGAGCGGTGCGTGGGCAGAGCCCGGCGCAGCGGGAGCAGAGCCTGGCCCGCATGGAGACCCTGCTGCAGGCGACCGGCTTCCCCTACCACCTGGCCCACCTAGAGCAG GCGCTGGAGCTGCCCGCATCCATCTtgcggccggggccgggggatTCCGGTGAGCCCGGTCCCTCCTACAAGGAGGCCGTGGAGGACTTCAtccagcagcagcggcaggagggggacagggacggTGGCACCTCGCTGCCCGGCCTCGGCACCCAGGTGGGGGACCCGGCTGCCCCCCGcctgcccgccgctgcccgcaCCCAGGAGCTGCTGCGGCTCTTCGAGGCCGTGGAGACATCGACGGCgagagaggagctgctgcagatGCTGCG GACCCACCTCATCCTGCAGACAGCCCGGACCAGGGGTTACGCCAAGGTGATGACGGGCGAGAGCTGTACCCGCGTGGCCATCAAGCTCCTCACCAACCTGGCGCTGGGTCGCGGCGCCTTCCTCGCCGTCGACACG GGCTTCATGGACAACCGCCACGGCGACGTGATGGTGGTGCGTCCCATGCGGGAGTACATGGCCAAGGAGATCGCCTTCTACAACCACTTCTTCGACGTCCCCACCGTCATCGCGCCGCCCCTCCCCACCAAG CGCCGGGAGAAGCCCAGCATCCACCGTCTGATGGAGCGCTtcctcctggggctgcaggaggattTCCCCTCCACCATCAGCACCGTCTACCG GACGGGTGAGAAGCTGAGCCCGGCTCCGGCCAAGGCGAGCAGCGAGTCCCAgcgctgcctgctctgcctgtgcgCCCTGGACATCGCTGGGG AGGAGGAGTTGGCCCTGGAGCCCACGCTGATcatggaggagctggagccGGCGGGAGACGG ggctgagagcagagctgccttcaTCCCGCTGCTGTGCTACAGCTGCCGCCTCACCTTCAAGGAACTG GGCCCCCTCGCCACGCTGCCGCCCTACGTGCGCGCTGAGGCCCAGCGCAGGATCCGCAG AGCAGAGATGAcgcagcagagccaggaggtCCCGCTGGAGGATGAGGAGCCCAGCAAGAGCTGA
- the RNF166 gene encoding E3 ubiquitin-protein ligase RNF166: MFRSLLVAAAQRPQAPGGPPRPPPSAGPAAEALEAQFSCPICLEVFHRAVGIAGCGHTFCGECLQPCLQVPSPLCPLCRMPFDPKKVEKASSVEKQLSSYKAPCRGCSKKVTLAKMRSHVSSCAKVQEQMANCPKFVPVVPTSQPIPSNIPNRSTFVCPYCGARNLDQQELVKHCMENHRNDPNKVVCPVCSAMPWGDPSYKSANFLQHLLHRHKFSYDTFVDYNIDEEAALQAALALSLSEN; the protein is encoded by the exons atgttCCGGAGCTTGCTGGTGGCGGCGGCGCAGCGGCCCCAGGCCCCGGGCGggcccccccggccgcccccctccgccggccccgctgccgAGGCGCTGGAGGCGCAGTTCAGCTGCCCCATCTGCCTGGAGGTCTTCCACCGCGCCGTCGGTATCGCGGGCTGCGGACACAC GTTTTGCGGGGagtgcctgcagccctgcctgcaagTGCCGTCCCCGCTCTGCCCGCTCTGCCGCATGCCCTTCGACCCCAAGAAGGTGGAGAAGGCTTCCAGCGTGGAGAAACAGCTTTCGTCCTACAAGGCTccctgcagaggctgcagcaagAAG gtGACCCTCGCGAAAATGCGCTCTCACGTCTCGTCCTGCGCGaaggtgcaggagcagatgGCCAACTGCCCCAAGTTCGTTCCAGTTGTCCCCACGTCCCAGCCTATCCCCAG CAATATTCCCAATCGTTCGACGTTCGTGTGCCCGTACTGCGGGGCCCGGAACCTGGACCAGCAGGAGCTGGTGAAGCACTGTATGGAGAACCACCGCAATGACCCCAACAAAGTG GTGTGCCCAGTCTGCTCAGCCATGCCCTGGGGGGACCCCAGCTACAAAAGCGCCAACTTCCTCCAGCACCTCCTGCACAGGCACAAGTTCTCCTACGACACCTTCGTG gactaTAACATCGACGAGGAGGCGGCGTTACAGGCTGCCCTGGCACTGTCGCTCTCCGAGAACTGA